A genome region from Sphaerisporangium krabiense includes the following:
- a CDS encoding lytic transglycosylase domain-containing protein gives MSQPSRPMPVGAAVAGLALLIVLGVTAAAALLISRDAAHDGAAERTGAARTAFGDVRDLTAPVSPFPALPAGPSSPARVVPSSLTGSAVRLTPPHLIAIVRRALTPAALDGISALRDVRKVAVADAGAIRFSTATLNLLAVDPAEFRGWAPKSVAKEPEVWNALARGEFVADSKIAASYLLKLGGEYETGGGSRLRVAAAAPLGLPGVDGLVGKETGRALGLLPGVAVLVHTAAGKESAVVPRVRKLLGAGAQVVPVGRAGARLPASAAPSPPLVAAGGSYRVGRPSSYLELYKLAAVRVCPGLSWTVLAAIGQVESGHGRNNGPSSAGALGPMQFMPATWKAYGVDGDGDGTPDIWSPYDAVPSAARYLCANGAAQGGAKLRSAVYRYNHSWAYVDKVLGIADGYARAYS, from the coding sequence GCCGGGCTCGCGCTGCTGATCGTCCTCGGTGTGACGGCCGCCGCAGCACTGCTGATCAGCCGGGACGCCGCCCATGACGGGGCCGCGGAGCGGACCGGGGCCGCGCGTACCGCGTTCGGCGACGTCCGCGACCTCACCGCCCCGGTCTCGCCCTTCCCCGCGCTGCCCGCCGGTCCCTCGTCCCCGGCCCGCGTCGTGCCCTCGTCCCTCACCGGCTCGGCCGTGCGGCTCACCCCGCCCCACCTGATCGCCATCGTGCGCCGCGCCCTCACGCCCGCGGCCCTGGACGGGATCTCCGCGCTGCGCGACGTCAGGAAGGTGGCCGTGGCCGACGCCGGGGCCATCCGCTTCTCCACCGCCACGCTGAACCTGCTCGCCGTGGACCCGGCGGAGTTCCGTGGCTGGGCCCCCAAGTCCGTCGCCAAGGAACCCGAGGTCTGGAACGCCCTCGCGCGCGGCGAGTTCGTGGCCGACTCCAAGATCGCCGCGTCCTATCTGCTGAAGCTCGGCGGCGAGTACGAGACCGGCGGCGGGTCGCGGCTCCGGGTCGCCGCCGCGGCGCCGCTCGGCCTGCCCGGCGTGGACGGCCTCGTCGGCAAGGAGACCGGCCGGGCGCTCGGCCTGCTCCCCGGCGTCGCGGTGCTGGTGCACACCGCGGCGGGCAAGGAGTCCGCCGTCGTCCCGCGGGTCAGGAAGCTGCTGGGCGCGGGGGCCCAGGTGGTGCCGGTCGGCCGCGCGGGGGCGCGCCTGCCCGCCTCCGCCGCGCCGTCCCCGCCGCTGGTGGCCGCCGGTGGCTCCTACCGGGTCGGGCGGCCGAGCAGCTACCTGGAGCTCTACAAGCTCGCCGCCGTCCGGGTCTGCCCCGGCCTGTCATGGACGGTCCTCGCCGCGATCGGCCAGGTCGAGAGCGGTCACGGGCGTAACAACGGCCCGTCGTCGGCGGGCGCGCTCGGGCCCATGCAGTTCATGCCCGCGACGTGGAAGGCGTACGGCGTGGACGGCGACGGGGACGGCACGCCGGACATCTGGAGCCCCTACGACGCGGTGCCGTCCGCCGCGCGCTACCTGTGCGCCAACGGCGCGGCCCAGGGCGGCGCCAAGCTGCGCTCGGCGGTGTACCGCTACAACCACTCGTGGGCCTACGTCGACAAGGTGCTGGGCATCGCCGACGGCTACGCCCGCGCCTACTCCTGA
- a CDS encoding ferrochelatase, translating into MGRYDALLVVSFGGPEKPEDVMPFLENVVRGRGVPRERLLEVEAHYQGFGGVSPINGQCRDLIEALRPHVDLPIYWGNRNWHPFLADTMREMAADGVRRAAAFITAAYSSYSSCRQYLDDIARARAEVPGAPEVVRLRHYFDHPGFVAAMTDHTREALDRLPPELRADARLVFTAHSIPVSMAASSGPSGGAYEAQLRATASLVAGDRPWDLVWQSRSGPPQVPWLEPDVCDHLEALAAAGAPAVVLVPIGFVSDHMEVVYDLDTEAAAKARELGLPMTRAATAGTHPRFVSMVAELLAEPEPAACGASCCPAPRRPGRPEPAGSTQAAQAAQSAQAVQE; encoded by the coding sequence ATGGGACGTTACGACGCGCTGCTTGTCGTCTCCTTCGGCGGTCCGGAGAAGCCCGAGGACGTCATGCCGTTCCTGGAGAACGTCGTCAGGGGCCGCGGGGTGCCGCGCGAGCGGCTGCTGGAGGTCGAGGCGCACTACCAGGGCTTCGGCGGCGTCAGCCCCATCAACGGGCAGTGCCGCGACCTGATCGAGGCCCTGCGGCCGCACGTCGACCTGCCGATCTACTGGGGCAACCGCAACTGGCACCCCTTCCTGGCCGACACCATGCGCGAGATGGCCGCCGACGGCGTGCGGCGCGCGGCGGCGTTCATCACCGCGGCCTACAGCTCCTACTCCAGTTGCCGCCAGTACCTGGACGACATCGCGCGGGCCCGCGCCGAGGTGCCGGGCGCGCCGGAGGTGGTCCGGCTGCGCCACTACTTCGACCACCCCGGCTTCGTCGCCGCCATGACCGACCACACGCGCGAGGCCCTGGACCGGCTCCCCCCGGAGCTGCGCGCGGACGCCCGCCTGGTGTTCACCGCGCACAGCATCCCGGTCTCGATGGCCGCGTCCTCGGGGCCGTCCGGAGGGGCGTACGAGGCCCAGCTCCGCGCCACCGCGTCGCTGGTCGCGGGCGACCGGCCGTGGGACCTGGTGTGGCAGAGCCGCAGCGGGCCGCCGCAGGTGCCGTGGCTGGAGCCCGACGTCTGCGACCACCTGGAGGCGCTCGCCGCCGCCGGCGCCCCGGCGGTGGTGCTGGTGCCGATCGGCTTCGTCTCCGACCACATGGAGGTCGTGTACGACCTGGACACCGAGGCCGCGGCCAAGGCGCGCGAGCTGGGGCTGCCCATGACGCGGGCGGCGACGGCGGGCACCCACCCGCGGTTCGTGTCCATGGTGGCCGAACTGCTGGCGGAGCCGGAGCCCGCGGCCTGCGGGGCGTCGTGCTGCCCCGCGCCGCGGCGTCCCGGCCGTCCCGAGCCCGCCGGTTCCACGCAGGCGGCTCAGGCCGCGCAGTCCGCTCAGGCCGTTCAGGAGTAG
- a CDS encoding S9 family peptidase, protein MGPAGHEGRFGKVSLFKDIREYVGVPRVLSLRLSPDGSRLVSVVQALAPDGRSYGTSIWAVPVEPGGEAYRLTRSAKGETGAEFTADGDVLFVSRRPDPTAEDEPEDGAAALWLLPAAGGEARKVAGRPGGVTGVRSGGGTVVFGADVLDGDAATEGDRRRTRKEGGVSAILHEGYPVRFWDQDLGPGRTRLFAARLPGLAEPRDLTPDPGGALLEASFAVTPDGGEVVTTWRVALPAGRSRSELVAVSTSTGERRVLVAGDDTDFTGPVAVSPDGRHVAFVRESHGTEERAPEFSLLIAVLATGEVVARADDLIPAGLAWAADSSAVFAAGDHHGRRPIFRVRLQGEAERLTAGDDSYQELSASPDGRYLYALRSSLGRPPAPVRVTLDGGEVAELASPAPALEIPGTLTEVTAVADDGAEIRGWLALPAGASEHDPAPLLLWIHGGPIASWSDWMWRWNPWIMAEHGYAVLMPDPCMSTGYGQEMIQRGWGDWGPRTHADLMAITDACVARPDVDAGRTAVMGGSFGGYMANWVAGHTGRFKAVVTHASLWNLDQFAGTTDWSMYWQREFGEPGSERYHRLSPHNSLSEITSPMLVIHGDKDYRVPIGEALRLWWDLRRSSVESKFLYFPDENHWILKPGNIVAWYETVLAFLAQHVLGEEWKRPESLG, encoded by the coding sequence ATGGGACCGGCAGGCCATGAGGGTAGGTTCGGAAAAGTGAGCCTCTTTAAGGACATTCGCGAATATGTCGGTGTGCCGCGCGTGTTGTCGCTGCGGCTCTCTCCTGACGGATCCCGCCTGGTCTCCGTCGTCCAGGCGCTCGCCCCCGACGGCAGGTCGTACGGGACCTCGATCTGGGCGGTGCCCGTCGAGCCGGGCGGCGAGGCGTACCGGCTCACCCGTTCGGCCAAGGGCGAGACCGGCGCGGAGTTCACCGCCGACGGCGACGTGCTGTTCGTCTCGCGGCGCCCCGACCCCACGGCCGAGGACGAGCCCGAGGACGGGGCCGCCGCGCTGTGGCTGCTGCCCGCCGCGGGTGGCGAGGCGAGGAAGGTCGCCGGGCGTCCCGGAGGCGTCACGGGCGTGCGGTCCGGCGGCGGCACCGTGGTGTTCGGCGCCGACGTGCTGGACGGCGACGCCGCCACGGAGGGCGACCGGCGCAGGACCCGCAAGGAGGGCGGCGTCAGCGCGATCCTCCACGAGGGGTACCCGGTCCGCTTCTGGGACCAGGACCTCGGCCCGGGCCGCACGCGCCTGTTCGCCGCCCGCCTGCCCGGCCTCGCCGAGCCGCGCGACCTCACCCCCGACCCCGGCGGCGCGCTGCTGGAGGCGTCCTTCGCGGTGACGCCCGACGGCGGCGAGGTCGTCACCACCTGGCGCGTCGCCCTGCCGGCCGGCCGGTCCCGCTCGGAGCTGGTCGCCGTCTCCACGTCGACCGGCGAGCGGCGCGTGCTGGTCGCCGGCGACGACACCGACTTCACCGGCCCGGTCGCGGTCTCGCCCGACGGCCGGCACGTGGCGTTCGTCCGCGAGAGCCACGGCACCGAGGAGCGCGCCCCCGAGTTCTCGCTGCTGATCGCGGTCCTCGCCACCGGCGAGGTGGTCGCGCGCGCCGACGACCTGATCCCCGCCGGACTCGCCTGGGCCGCCGACTCCTCCGCGGTGTTCGCGGCGGGCGACCACCACGGCCGCCGCCCGATCTTCCGGGTGCGCCTGCAGGGCGAGGCGGAGCGGCTGACGGCCGGCGACGACTCCTACCAGGAACTGTCCGCCTCACCCGACGGCCGCTACCTGTACGCCCTGCGCAGCTCGCTCGGCCGCCCCCCGGCCCCGGTGCGGGTCACCCTGGACGGGGGAGAGGTCGCCGAGCTGGCCTCGCCCGCCCCCGCCCTGGAGATCCCCGGCACCCTCACCGAGGTGACCGCCGTCGCCGACGACGGCGCCGAGATCCGGGGCTGGCTCGCCCTCCCGGCGGGCGCGTCGGAGCACGACCCCGCGCCCCTGCTGCTGTGGATCCACGGCGGGCCGATCGCCAGCTGGAGCGACTGGATGTGGCGCTGGAACCCGTGGATCATGGCCGAGCACGGGTACGCGGTGCTGATGCCCGACCCCTGCATGTCCACCGGCTACGGCCAGGAGATGATCCAGCGGGGCTGGGGCGACTGGGGGCCGCGCACCCACGCCGACCTGATGGCGATCACCGACGCCTGCGTCGCGCGCCCGGACGTCGACGCGGGCCGCACCGCCGTCATGGGCGGCTCGTTCGGCGGCTACATGGCCAACTGGGTCGCCGGGCACACCGGCAGGTTCAAGGCGGTCGTCACGCACGCGTCCCTGTGGAACCTCGACCAGTTCGCGGGCACCACCGACTGGTCGATGTACTGGCAGCGCGAGTTCGGCGAGCCCGGGTCCGAGCGGTACCACAGGCTCTCGCCGCACAACTCCCTGTCCGAGATCACGAGCCCGATGCTGGTGATCCACGGCGACAAGGACTACCGCGTCCCGATCGGCGAGGCCCTGCGGCTGTGGTGGGACCTGCGCAGGTCGTCGGTGGAGTCGAAGTTCCTGTACTTCCCCGACGAGAACCACTGGATCCTCAAGCCCGGCAACATCGTCGCCTGGTACGAGACGGTCCTCGCCTTCCTCGCCCAGCACGTGCTCGGCGAGGAGTGGAAGCGTCCGGAGTCGCTCGGATGA
- a CDS encoding inositol monophosphatase family protein, with protein sequence MTGFLDLAAGIAREAGEMLLAKRPARPEAVSTKSSATDVVTALDRASEDLIRARIRAARPGDAVLGEEGGESAGEGRVRWVVDPIDGTVNFMYGLPDWCVSIAVEVDGEIVAGVVNVVPRGELYAAEKGGGAELLREGLPAERLRCNTGVPLSRALIATGFGYRPERRAVQAEVLAHVLPRVRDIRRGGSCAADLCAVASGRVDGYYERGPEYWDYAAGGLIAAEAGARIGGLDGRPCNPGLTLCAAPGLFEELHDLLAPLDPERDT encoded by the coding sequence ATGACCGGCTTCCTCGACCTGGCGGCCGGCATCGCCCGCGAGGCGGGGGAGATGCTGCTCGCCAAGCGGCCGGCGCGTCCCGAGGCGGTGAGCACCAAGTCCAGCGCGACCGACGTGGTCACCGCCCTGGACCGCGCCTCCGAGGATCTGATCAGGGCGCGGATCCGGGCGGCCAGGCCCGGCGACGCCGTCCTCGGCGAGGAGGGCGGCGAGAGCGCGGGGGAGGGCCGGGTGCGCTGGGTCGTCGACCCCATCGACGGCACGGTCAACTTCATGTACGGCCTGCCGGACTGGTGCGTCAGCATCGCGGTCGAGGTGGACGGCGAGATCGTCGCGGGCGTGGTCAACGTCGTGCCGCGCGGCGAGCTGTACGCGGCCGAGAAGGGCGGCGGGGCCGAGCTGCTGCGCGAGGGCCTGCCCGCCGAGCGGCTGCGCTGCAACACCGGCGTCCCGCTCTCCCGGGCGCTGATCGCCACCGGCTTCGGCTACCGCCCCGAGCGGCGCGCCGTCCAGGCCGAGGTGCTGGCCCACGTGCTCCCGCGGGTGCGCGACATCCGCAGGGGCGGGTCCTGCGCCGCCGACCTGTGCGCGGTGGCGTCGGGACGCGTGGACGGCTACTACGAGCGCGGCCCCGAGTACTGGGACTACGCGGCGGGCGGCCTGATCGCCGCCGAGGCCGGCGCCAGGATCGGCGGGCTCGACGGCCGTCCCTGCAACCCGGGCCTCACCCTGTGCGCCGCGCCCGGGCTCTTCGAGGAGCTCCACGACCTGCTCGCGCCCCTGGACCCCGAGCGCGACACGTAG
- a CDS encoding response regulator transcription factor: MRVLVVEDERVLADAIATGLRREAMAVDVAYDGAGALERTSYIDYDVVVLDRDLPKVHGDEVCRRLVAERTATRILMLTASGEVDDKVEGLELGADDYLAKPFAFMELVARVRALGRRSAPALPPVLERAGVRLDPGKRLVTRDGHEIALTKKEFAVLEELMRAEGAVVSQEDLLDKAWDENIDPFTNVVRVTMMTLRKKLGEPAVIETVPGVGYKL; this comes from the coding sequence GTGCGCGTGCTTGTGGTGGAGGACGAGCGGGTGCTCGCGGACGCGATCGCGACCGGGCTGCGGCGCGAGGCGATGGCCGTGGACGTCGCCTACGACGGCGCCGGGGCCCTGGAGCGCACGTCGTACATCGACTACGACGTGGTCGTGCTGGACCGCGACCTGCCGAAGGTCCACGGGGACGAGGTCTGCCGCAGGCTCGTGGCCGAACGCACCGCGACCCGCATCCTCATGCTCACCGCCTCCGGTGAGGTCGACGACAAGGTGGAGGGCCTGGAGCTCGGCGCGGACGACTACCTCGCCAAGCCCTTCGCGTTCATGGAGCTCGTGGCGCGCGTGCGGGCGCTCGGCCGGCGCTCGGCCCCCGCGCTGCCGCCGGTCCTGGAGCGGGCCGGGGTGCGCCTGGACCCGGGCAAGCGGCTCGTCACCCGCGACGGCCACGAGATCGCGCTCACCAAGAAGGAGTTCGCGGTCCTGGAGGAGCTGATGCGCGCCGAGGGCGCCGTCGTCAGCCAGGAGGACCTGCTGGACAAGGCGTGGGACGAGAACATCGACCCGTTCACCAACGTGGTCAGGGTCACGATGATGACCTTGCGCAAGAAGCTGGGCGAGCCGGCGGTGATCGAGACCGTGCCGGGAGTGGGATACAAGCTGTGA
- a CDS encoding sensor histidine kinase — MTEERERNRVTGPGRPTFSSPQPLIAPPGGAAPGDAASAQGQGYSAAHAPVSPPLGPSATGPDDVPDGAPAPRPPGFRSEQPTLPSARAAHRPKSPPPPPSGAPAWDGPPPFAPRPVAQDWITRARMLPGRMSIRVRLTLTYGGLFFVAGALLLFVIYSFVARAIYDSWPEFPVPLSEDAPAGWVASIQNSWAAMRSQTIAAAQHQILIRSLLALAGVGILALILGYFVADRALRPIQKMTSTARKLSETSLAHERIDLEGPNDEIKELADTFDAMLTRLGRAFDAQRRFVDNASHELRTPLAINRTVLEVALGDPHASEDLKVLGRTLLGTNARNEHLIEGLLLLARSERELAVRKPVDLLEVGRTVTEQHAAMAEEAGVTVHTDLRPALTMGDPVLVERLVANLVENAVKYNIPSSGQLWLRTGMVDGAPVVQVANTGQHVPAYEVDDLFEPFRRLNSDRVESARGAGLGLSIVRAVVRAHQGIVSAVPREGGGLVVTVRLPAA, encoded by the coding sequence GTGACCGAGGAACGCGAGCGGAACCGGGTCACCGGCCCCGGACGCCCGACCTTCTCGTCGCCCCAGCCGCTGATCGCCCCCCCGGGGGGCGCGGCGCCCGGCGACGCCGCCTCAGCGCAGGGGCAGGGCTACAGCGCCGCGCACGCCCCGGTCTCGCCGCCGCTTGGCCCCTCCGCGACCGGCCCGGATGACGTGCCGGACGGCGCGCCCGCGCCGCGGCCCCCGGGGTTCCGCAGCGAGCAGCCGACCCTTCCGAGCGCCCGCGCCGCGCACCGCCCCAAGTCCCCTCCGCCGCCGCCGAGCGGGGCCCCCGCCTGGGACGGCCCGCCTCCGTTCGCCCCGCGGCCGGTCGCCCAGGACTGGATCACCCGGGCGCGCATGCTGCCCGGGCGCATGAGCATCCGGGTACGGCTGACCCTCACCTACGGCGGCCTGTTCTTCGTGGCCGGGGCCCTGCTGCTCTTCGTCATCTACTCCTTCGTCGCGCGCGCCATCTACGACTCCTGGCCCGAGTTCCCCGTCCCCCTCTCGGAGGACGCGCCGGCGGGCTGGGTCGCCAGCATCCAGAACAGCTGGGCCGCGATGCGCAGTCAGACCATCGCCGCCGCGCAGCACCAGATCCTGATCCGGTCGCTGCTGGCCTTGGCGGGGGTCGGCATCCTGGCCCTGATCCTCGGGTACTTCGTGGCCGACCGGGCGCTGCGGCCGATCCAGAAGATGACCTCCACGGCACGCAAGCTCTCGGAGACCTCCCTCGCCCACGAGCGCATCGACCTGGAGGGCCCGAACGACGAGATCAAGGAGCTCGCCGACACCTTCGACGCCATGCTCACCCGGCTCGGCCGCGCGTTCGACGCCCAGCGCAGGTTCGTGGACAACGCCTCCCACGAACTGCGCACGCCGCTGGCGATCAACAGGACCGTGCTGGAGGTCGCGCTCGGCGACCCGCACGCCTCGGAGGACCTCAAGGTGCTCGGCCGCACGCTGCTCGGCACCAACGCCAGGAACGAGCACCTCATCGAGGGGTTGCTGCTGCTCGCCCGTAGCGAACGCGAGCTGGCCGTGCGCAAACCGGTCGATCTCCTGGAGGTCGGGCGCACGGTGACCGAACAGCACGCGGCCATGGCCGAGGAGGCGGGCGTCACCGTGCACACCGACCTGCGTCCCGCCCTTACGATGGGCGATCCGGTACTGGTGGAGCGCCTGGTCGCCAACCTCGTCGAGAACGCCGTCAAGTACAACATCCCCTCATCGGGACAACTGTGGCTCCGCACGGGAATGGTGGACGGGGCTCCGGTTGTTCAGGTGGCCAACACCGGGCAGCATGTGCCGGCGTACGAGGTGGACGACCTGTTCGAGCCGTTCCGGCGGCTCAACTCCGACCGCGTGGAATCGGCGCGCGGCGCGGGGCTCGGGCTGTCCATCGTCCGTGCGGTGGTCCGCGCCCACCAGGGCATCGTCTCGGCGGTGCCCAGGGAAGGCGGGGGGCTGGTGGTGACGGTGCGACTTCCGGCGGCCTGA
- a CDS encoding DUF4193 domain-containing protein: MATDYDSPRKTDDDLSEDSLQELQARRTDKSSGSIDIDETDLAESLELPGADLSNEELSLRVIPRQADEFTCSRCFLVHHRSQLASDKGGQQICRECAA, from the coding sequence ATGGCCACCGATTACGACAGCCCACGCAAGACCGACGATGACCTGAGTGAGGACAGCCTTCAGGAGCTACAGGCGCGGCGGACCGACAAGTCGTCCGGCAGCATCGACATCGACGAGACCGATCTCGCCGAGTCGCTGGAGCTGCCCGGCGCCGACCTGTCGAACGAGGAGCTCTCGCTGCGGGTGATCCCGCGCCAGGCGGACGAGTTCACCTGCTCGCGATGCTTCCTCGTGCATCACCGCAGCCAGCTTGCCTCCGACAAGGGTGGGCAGCAGATCTGCCGAGAATGCGCCGCCTGA
- a CDS encoding alpha,alpha-trehalose-phosphate synthase (UDP-forming), with translation MRSSFLIVANRLPVDRTITPDGTASWRRSPGGLVTAIAPVMQRRDGAWLGWHGAPDEELKPFEHDGMNLIPIPLSAGEVELYYEGFSNATLWPLYHDVVATPVYSRVLWDAYRAVNERFARAAADTAAENAVVWVQDYQLQLVPAMLRALRPDVRIGFFLHIPFPPAELFWQLPWRREILEGLLGADLVGFQRPGGASNFIRLCRRQLGLQNQRQEISYGERTVRAEAFPISVDFSELDTLVREPHIMARAKEIRAELGEPEHVLLGVDRLDYTKGIGQRLKAFGELLADKTVSPGEAVFVQIATPSRERVEEYRNLRDDIELRVGRLNGQYGVLGVPPINYFHQSYDRDELAALYCAADVMVVTPLRDGMNLVAKEYVACRHDLRGALVLSEFAGAADELKHAYLVNPWDVDGLKRQMVAAMRATPHELSRRMRSMRRRVATYDVDRWAGDFLAALER, from the coding sequence GTGCGCAGCTCATTCCTGATCGTCGCGAACCGGTTGCCCGTGGACCGGACGATCACCCCAGACGGGACCGCCTCGTGGCGGCGCAGCCCCGGCGGGCTGGTCACCGCGATAGCCCCCGTGATGCAGCGCCGCGACGGCGCCTGGCTGGGCTGGCACGGAGCGCCCGACGAGGAGCTCAAGCCCTTCGAGCACGACGGCATGAACCTGATCCCCATCCCTCTGTCGGCGGGCGAGGTCGAGCTCTACTACGAGGGCTTCTCCAACGCCACCCTGTGGCCGCTCTACCATGACGTGGTCGCCACGCCGGTCTACTCCCGCGTCCTGTGGGACGCCTACCGCGCGGTCAACGAGCGGTTCGCCCGCGCCGCGGCCGACACCGCCGCCGAGAACGCCGTGGTGTGGGTGCAGGACTACCAGCTCCAGCTCGTGCCCGCGATGCTGCGGGCCCTGCGCCCCGACGTGCGCATCGGCTTCTTCCTGCACATCCCTTTCCCGCCGGCCGAGCTGTTCTGGCAGCTCCCGTGGCGGCGCGAGATCCTGGAGGGCCTGCTCGGCGCCGACCTCGTCGGTTTCCAGCGCCCCGGCGGGGCGTCCAACTTCATCCGCCTGTGCCGCCGCCAGCTCGGCCTGCAGAACCAGCGCCAGGAGATCTCCTACGGCGAGCGGACCGTGCGCGCCGAGGCGTTCCCCATCTCCGTCGACTTCAGCGAGCTGGACACCCTGGTGCGCGAGCCGCACATCATGGCCCGCGCCAAGGAGATCCGCGCCGAGCTGGGCGAACCCGAGCACGTCCTGCTCGGCGTCGACCGGCTCGACTACACCAAGGGCATCGGCCAGCGCCTGAAGGCGTTCGGCGAGCTGCTCGCCGACAAGACCGTCTCCCCGGGCGAGGCGGTCTTCGTGCAGATCGCGACCCCGAGCCGCGAGCGCGTCGAGGAGTACCGCAACCTGCGCGACGACATCGAGCTGCGCGTCGGCCGCCTCAACGGCCAGTACGGCGTGCTCGGCGTCCCCCCGATCAACTACTTCCACCAGTCCTACGACCGCGACGAGCTGGCCGCGCTGTACTGCGCCGCCGACGTCATGGTCGTCACCCCGCTGCGCGACGGCATGAACCTCGTGGCCAAGGAGTACGTCGCCTGCCGCCACGACCTGCGGGGCGCGCTGGTGCTCAGCGAGTTCGCCGGCGCCGCCGACGAGCTCAAACACGCCTATCTGGTCAACCCGTGGGACGTGGACGGGCTCAAACGGCAGATGGTGGCCGCGATGCGGGCCACGCCGCACGAGCTGTCGCGCCGGATGCGCTCCATGCGGCGCCGCGTGGCGACCTACGACGTCGACCGGTGGGCCGGCGACTTCCTGGCGGCCCTGGAACGCTGA
- a CDS encoding DUF4235 domain-containing protein — translation MGGRSAEAEKQDMAWRLIGAVVGLGVGFVARKAIEYGWRKTTGKEPPADPNSLETSLAEAIGFAVVMGVGMEVTRIVATRTAHKRYQAWKSVARKAEQVV, via the coding sequence ATGGGCGGCAGGTCGGCCGAGGCCGAGAAGCAGGACATGGCGTGGCGCCTGATCGGCGCGGTGGTCGGGCTCGGCGTCGGCTTCGTCGCCCGCAAGGCGATCGAGTACGGCTGGCGCAAGACCACCGGCAAGGAGCCTCCCGCGGACCCGAACTCGCTGGAGACGAGCCTGGCCGAGGCGATCGGCTTCGCCGTGGTGATGGGCGTCGGCATGGAGGTCACCCGCATCGTGGCCACCCGTACGGCCCACAAGCGCTACCAGGCGTGGAAGAGCGTGGCCCGTAAGGCCGAGCAGGTCGTCTAG